Proteins from a genomic interval of Zingiber officinale cultivar Zhangliang chromosome 1B, Zo_v1.1, whole genome shotgun sequence:
- the LOC122043566 gene encoding pistil-specific extensin-like protein, translating into MGKCNWVAVAAAAAAVVILAVAGRVEGRSGYGKEVTAAHISGKVLCQDCNQGWAEWIDGKPIKGAKVAVTCMDCRGRVVYHGSDFTDEKGEFELKVVRQRAYGKAIEVEDCTVRLEDSSPDSTCNVRTDFGGGRSGVRPHDPSAFQSGLVKYTVGPFYFTPPDCDYPDASNPLGDGDDD; encoded by the exons ATGGGGAAATGCAATTGGGtggcggtggcggcggcggcagcTGCAGTAGTCATCTTGGCGGTGGCAGGGAGGGTTGAAGGCCGGAGTGGCTACGGGAAGGAGGTGACGGCGGCGCACATCTCCGGCAAGGTATTGTGCCAGGACTGCAACCAAGGATGGGCGGAGTGGATCGACGGCAAACCCATCAAAG GCGCGAAGGTGGCGGTGACTTGCATGGACTGCCGCGGGCGGGTGGTTTACCACGGTAGCGACTTCACCGACGAGAAGGGGGAGTTCGAGCTGAAGGTGGTCCGGCAGCGGGCGTACGGGAAGGCTATCGAGGTGGAGGACTGCACGGTGCGACTGGAGGACTCCTCGCCGGACTCCACTTGTAACGTCAGGACGGACTTCGGCGGCGGCCGTTCCGGCGTGCGCCCGCACGACCCTTCCGCCTTCCAGAGCGGCCTCGTCAAGTACACTGTTGGGCCCTTCTACTTCACCCCTCCGGACTGCGATTATCCTGACGCCTCCAATCCTCTTGGCGACGGCGACGATGACTGA